A window of Hymenobacter siberiensis genomic DNA:
GAGCGCGGGTTCTCGATGAAGTCGATGCCCTTCTCGGTGATGCGCACCAGACCCAGGCTGTCGATGTCCTTCTCCAGAAAATCGTTCAGCAGGCACTGACGCAGCACCGAGTGCCAGAACTGCGCGTCGCCCAGCGCCTTACCCTGGCCGTAAATCGGCAGCGCATTGTGGGCGTAGCTCTCAATGTGCGGGTTGTTGAGCCCCAGCAGCACCTGCCCGATGTGTTTAAGGTTAAAACGCGCCTCCGTTTGCACGGTCGCGCGCAGGGCCAGGCCCACGGCTGCTTCGCCCTCAAACCGCTCCTTGGGGTGGCGGCAGTTGTCGCAGAAGCCGCAGTCGGTGTCCAGCTGCTCGCCGAAGTAGTGCAGCAGCTGGCGGCGGCGGCACACGGCGCTTTCGGCGTAGTTGGTCATCTCGGCCAGCAGCTGGTGGGCGTTGTCGCGCTCGGTCACCGGCTTATCTTTGCTGAACTTCTCTAGCTTGAGAATGTCGTCGTAGCTGTAGAACATCAGGCAGTTGCCTTCCAGGCCGTCGCGGCCGCCGCGCCCGGTTTCCTGGTAGTAGCCCTCAATGGATTTGGGCGCGTCGTAGTGAATCACGAAGCGAACGTCGGGCTTGTCGATGCCCATGCCGAAGGCGATAGTGGCCACAATCACGTCGCATTCCTCGTTCAGAAACGCGTCCTGATTATCAATGCGCACCTGCTGGTCGAGGCCGGCGTGGTAGGGACGGGCGCGCACGTCGTTCACGCGCAGCAGCTCGGCAATTTCCTCCACCTTCTTGCGACTCAGGCAGTAAATGATGCCAGCCTTGCCCTTGTGCAGCTTCACGTACTGAATCAGCTGCTTTTTGGTGTTGTGTTTGGCGCGCACCTCGTAGTAGAGGTTGGTGCGGTTGAAGCTGGTTTTGAAGACGCTGGCGTCGTCCATCTGCAGGTTTTTCTGGATATCCAGCTGCACTTTGGGCGTGGCCGTAGCCGTGAGGGCAATAATGGGCACGTTGCCCCCGAGGTTATCGATAATGCCGCGAATCTTGCGGTATTCGGGCCGAAAGTCGTGGCCCCATTCTGAAATGCAGTGGGCCTCGTCGATGGCCACGAAGCTGATGGTCGACTTCAACAGGAACTCGATGGTGTCGTCCTTGGTGAGGCTTTCGGGGGCCACGTAGAGCAGGCGTACCTCGCCGCTTATCACGTCGCGCTGCACTCGTTTCATTTCGGTTTTGGTCAGGGTCGAATTGTACACCTGCGCGTTCACGCCGAAGGCCCCGAGCTGGTCGACCTGGTTCTTCATCAGGGCGATGAGGGGCGAGATGACGATGGCCGTGCCCGGCACCACAAGGGCCGGCAGCTGGTAGCACAGGCTTTTGCCCGCGCCGGTAGGCATAATCACAAACGTGTTGTGCCCGGCCAGCACGTTTTGAATAACAGCCTCTTGCGTACCCCGAAACTGGCCGTAGCCAAATACTTCTTTAAGCGTATATTTCAAATCGGCCGTGAGGACCGGGGCTTCTTGGAGGGCAACTGAGGACATGGGACAAAAGCACTGATGAAAGGCGTACCGACTCGCGGTTCATAACGAAGATAAGCAATAACCCCTATTTTCAGCATGAAAAATGGTGTTTCTCATGAATTGTGGAAAACAATTTATTCATATTGCTGCCGCTTGCGAAATGCGAAGAGGCTATTTGGAAAATTCGGGCTCTCAACCCCGTCCATCTGTGGCAAGTAGCGGTTTCCGAAGTGGCGAGCCACTTGACTTGACATAAGTTAGCGGTTGGCCTGCTATAAATTATCCATTAACCGGCACTGGCTGGTTTTGGCCGGGGGAGGCGGGCTCAGCTTCTTTCCCCCAATTTTGCAATAACATTTCGCGTCTTGCTCATGCCTGCTACTATCCATTCTGATAATGCCACCACCGGGGCGGCCCCGGTTGCCGTCGATGTGCTGGCCATTGCCCGCCAGGTGCTGTACGAGGAGGCCGATGCCGTGCGCGCCGTGGCCGACGCCCTTGCTGCCACGCCCGATTTCGTGGCCTGCGTGCAGGCTATCCTGCAGCTGGAGGGCCGCGTGGTAGTCACGGGTATTGGCAAAAGCGCCCACATCGCGGGCAAAATCGTGGCCACGCTCAATAGCACTGGCACGCCGGCCCTGTTCATGCACGCCGCCGATGCCATTCATGGCGACCTGGGCATGATTCAGCCGCAGGACTTTGTCATTGCCATCAGCAAGAGCGGCGACACGCCCGAAATCAAGGTGCTGGTGCCGCTGCTGCGCCGCAAGGGCGTGCCGCTGGCCGCGCTCGTGAGCAATGCCGATTCCTACCTGGCCCAGCAAGCCACTTACGTGCTGCACGCCCCCGTTACTAAAGAGGCCTGCCCCAACAACCTCGCGCCCACTACCAGCACTACCGCTGCCCTGGCCCTGGGCGACGCCCTGGCCGTGTGCCTGCTCGAAAGTCGCCAGTTCACGGCCGCCGACTTTGCCCGCCTGCACCCCGGCGGCACCCTCGGCAAGCGCCTCTACCTGAAAGTGGGCGACCTGAGCCGCCAGAATCAGCGCCCCCAGGTGCCGGCCGATGCCCCGCTGCGGGAAGTGCTGCTCGAAATATCGGGCAAGCGCCTCGGGGCCACCGCCGTGCTCGATGCCGCCGGCCAGCTCGCGGGCATCATCACCGATGGCGACCTGCGCCGGATGCTGGGCAGCTTTTCGGACCTGGAAAAGCTCAATGCGCGGGACATTCTAACGCCCCAGCCCGCTACAATTGATGTGGAAGACTTTGCCGCCGAAGCCCTGGCCCGCATGCAGCAACGCAACATCACGCAACTGGTAGTGACGGAGGACGGACAGTTTGCCGGGTTCATTCATCTGCACGACCTGCTGCGCGAAGGGTTGGTTTGATTGCGTTGGCTTTTCAATTATATAGTATTTATTGAGTAAATAGCAGACCTGCACGCCCCATCTCGTTCTCCTTTACATTTGCCTCAATGAATTCCAATTACATCGTTGTCATGGCTGGCGGTATTGGCAGCCGGTTCTGGCCGTTCAGCCGCACCAACCACCCCAAGCAGTTTCACGACGTGCTGGGCACGGGCCGCTCCATGCTCCAGCTCACCGTGGACCGCTTCCAGGGTATCTGCCCGCCCGAAAACGTGTTTGTGGTGACCAACCGCGACTACGTAGACTTGGTGCAGGAGCACCTGCCCCACCTGCCCGCCGACCAGATTCTGGGCGAGCCCATTGGCCGCAATACCGCGCCGTGCATTGCCTATGCCTGCTACCGCATTGCCCAGCGTGACCCGCAGGCTATCATCATCGTGACGCCCGCCGACCACGCCGTGCAGCGCGAAGACGAGTTTCGCCGCCTCATCGACATCGCCGTGGCGGCCGCCCGGGCCAGTGATGTGCTCATCACCCTCGGCATCCAGCCTTCCAGGCCCGATACCGGCTACGGCTACATCCAGTACATGGACGACCAGAGCCTGCCCGGCGGCCAGCTGCACAAGGTGAAAACCTTCACCGAAAAGCCCAATCTGGAGCTGGCCCGCATGTTCGTGGACAGCGGCGACTTTCTCTGGAACTCCGGCCTGTTTGTGTGGCGCGCCGAGGTCATCATCGATGCCTTCCACCACTATCTGGGCGACATTGCCGAGGTATTTGATGAAGGAGCCGAACAGCTGGGTACGACCGAGGAAGAGGAGTTCATCAGCCGGGCCTACTCGCGCTGCCGCAACATCAGTATCGACTACGGCGTGATGGAAAAGGCCGATAACGTGTACGTTCTGCCCGCCGATTTCGGCTGGAGCGACGTGGGCACCTGGGATTCGTTGCACCGCATCGGCAACCACGACGAAAACAACAACATGGTGAGCGGCGACGTGCTGCTCTACGATACGACCGGCTGCGTCATCAAAACCCCCGCCGACCGCCTCGTGGTAGTGCAGGGCCTGGAAGACTACATCGTGGCCGAGTACGACAACGTGCTGCTCATCTGCAAGCGCAGTGAGGAGCAGCGCGTGAAGGATTTCGTGGCCGATGTGAAGGCGAAGAAGGGCGGGGGGTATAACTAGGCTGCCGAAAACCTCCCCTCCTTACCAAGGAGGGGAGGTTTTGCGTAGCAAAAACGGGGGTGGTTGCGCCGTTGCACGACACCCGAGCGATTCCCGGTATAATCCGGGCGTTTTCGTTCGGGTGTCGTGCAACGGCGCAACCACCCCCGTTCGCGCCTCTTCGGCGCTCACATCCCCTCCTCAACTGAGGAGGGGAGTGGTCGTTCTACTCCGCTTGGTTCACGCGCTGCCGGGCCACTTCAAACATCATAATGCCAGCAGCCACGCCCACGTTCAAGCTCTGAATCTGGCCGCTCATGGGCACTTTCAGCTTCACATCGGCCAAGTTCAGGAGGTCGGGCGAGATGCCGTCTTCTTCTGAGCCCATGAGGATGGCTACGGGGCCGGTGAAGTCAATTTCGGCGGCACCTACTGCTTCTTCGGCTTTCTCGGTACAGGCCACGACGGTAATGCCGGACTGCTGGAGGAAGCGTATGGTTTCGTGCAGATTATTCTCGCGGCACACGGGCAGGATATTCAATGCGCCGGCACTGGTTTTCAGGGCGTCGCCGTTGATTTGGGCCGCGCCCCGGCTGGGCACCACGATGGCCTGCACGCCCAGGCACTCGGCCGTGCGGGCAATGGCGCCGAAGTTGCGCACGTCGGTAATGCGGTCGAGCAGCAGCAGGAAGGGTACTTTTCCTTCCTCAAACAAGCCGGTCACGATGGTATCGAGCGGCGCGTAGTCGATGGGCGATACAAAGGCTACCGCGCCCTGGTGGTTCTTGCGGGTCAGGTTGTCGAGCTTCTCCACGGGCACCAGCTGCACCTGGATGCCAGCGGCGCGGGCGGCCGCCGAAATGTCCGTTACGAGACTGTTTTTGGTGCCGCGCAGTAGGAAAATCTTCTCTAGGGTGCGGCCCGCGTTCAGGGCTTCCTGAATTGGGCGCAGGCCAAACAGCATGTCGATGCTCGCTGCCTGGGCCGGGCGATTTTCGTAGCGGGGGCGCTCGCCGCCGGCGTTGCTGCCGCGCTCGCTGCTTTCGCTGCGCTCGCGGTAGGGTGGGCGCGACTCGCCACGGTCGGAGCGGCCGGTGCGGTCGCCGGCGGCTTCGTCGCGGTTGTCGGAGCCGCCGCGGCCTTTGGGACGGGCGGGCAGGTCGTCAAATTCAGCGCCGCCACGGTCGGGGCGGAACTGTTTCGGGGTGACGGGGCGGTTGGCGCCGTCGTAAAAGCGGCGGCCGGCTACCGGGCGGGCAGGGCGGTTGGGGCGTTCGGGCCGGTCAGGGCGGTCAGTGGGGTTCTCCATTTTTCAACGGCGGCATACCAGAGCAACTCATACTCGGGCCGGCGCACCAATTCGTAGTAATCAGGGGCAAAGGTACTCGGCCGGGGCCGGAAGGTGTAGGTGATGGGCCCGCCGCCCAGCCCGCCATCGGAATAAAACCACCGTTCCTCGCCGTTGAACAGCCGCCGCACGCCCGGCGGCGGCCCCAACACCACGTACAGCAAGCCCCTATCGGTGAGCCAGCCGGCCTTGTGGGCCGCGAAAAGCCGGTTGGCCGCCGTCACGCGGCCGTAGAACTGCCGAATCAATTCCTTGCCCTGCCGCTGGTTGCCCTGGGCAATGTCGAGCCAGAATTTATCCACCGCCCGCTTAGGGTCGGGCGCGTCGGTGAGGCGCTGGCGCTCCTGGCTGGTGGTGAGGTAGCGCAGCGGCTCAATCAGCTCCGAGGCGGTGGTGAGGGCGGGATAATTATTAGCCCCCACCAGCACGGCCAGCGTGCGGATGGGCATGCCGCCCGCGCCGCCCACCTTCAGCGCGTACAGGCCGGCCTCCTGAAAGCGCAGCGGCTCGCCGGGCCGGGCCTCGGCCGAGTCGAGCACGGGCAGCAGGCGCGGGCCGGCGGGCATGGCGGCCGGGCTGGTCATGGGCGGCAGGGCGGGCGCGGGCGTCACGGCGTAGCGCTTCCAGCGTACGGGCTGCATCAGGCCGTAGCTGTCCACGCCGAAGGTTTCGCCGGCCCGCACGTAGCGGCGGGCCAGCGGCTGCCCCACCGAATCGGTGAGCACGAAGGGCCGCGCCAGCACGGATTCGGTCAGGCGCAGCCAGGCGGTGGTGGCGGGCTCCTGGTAGTCGTCTTTGGTATCGGCGGGGGCGGTGCTGAGCTGCAACATGGCCCCGGCGGGCACGCGGGCCGCCGCAATGCAGAAGCTGAGGCGCCGGCTGCCATCGGCCTCGGGGTGCGAGTGCTGTTGGCGGCGCGGGATGCTATCCTGCCACAGCGGCAGCTTAGCTTCGTAGCTGGGCCAGGCGGCCAGGCGTAGCGGGTGGCCAGGCCCGAGGCGGGCGGGGGCCGGCAGGCGCAGGTAGAGGCGCAGGCTGTCGCCCTCGCGGCGGGTGTCCACGGCCAGGTGCGGAGCGTCGCGGTAGAGGCCGGCGTAGTCGGGACGCGGGGCCAGCGGCGCGAAGGCCGTGAGCAGCAATACAACCAATAGAAGCAAACGAACCGGCATAGAATAAAACTACGTGAAAACGGACGGCATGGCTAACGAAGAATCTGCCCAAAGTGAAGTATTTGGTGCCGAATGCTCCGGCGGGCCGCATTTGCCCCCAACCCGATGAGTTAGGCGCAAGTGCGACCCGAATGTGTCCATGTCACTTCCTGTCGGAGACAGTTGAGGTCCTCGGGAGCACTTGTCTCCTTGTGCCAAATGCTCCCGAGAACCTCAACTGCCTATGTCACCTCGTTCCCAAGGCAGTTGAGAAATTATTGAAAAGGGTCGTTGCTTAAATGAAAATATCCCGAGCGGTTCTCACTTGCGTAAACTTGAGAGTAAGTAAGTACCAAGCCATTAGCTTTTAGCTGATAGCTGTAAGCCTTTGTTCTCATATCCAATTGATTACGCCGGTCTTATTGTTCGTTTAATTAGGGCTTAGCACTTAATAAACATCGTCTTTCCATGTCTCTCCGCCTCGACCGCACCGCGTTTCACGCCGGCACCCACGCCGAAACCGAAGCCTGCCACCGGGTGCAGGAGCCCGCCACCCTGGCCGAGCGTCTGCGGGTGGCCATGTACCTGAACAGCGTGGCCTTCAATTTCGACCTCAACAACCCGCCCCGACTGGACCGCACGGCGTTTTCGTGCCGCGCCCACGCGGAGCACTAGGAATGGGCAGTTTCGGCCGTAGCGCGAACTTTTAGTTCGCGTCCCCGTGCCGTTGCAACGATTGATGTTTGGGGACGCGAACTAAAAGTTCGCGCTACTAAAAAGGCCGGCCCGCACATTGCGGACCGGCCTTTATTCATTTACTCAGTCACCATCTCACCGCTTACCGCGGGTAGTACTGGTTCATCAGGCCCAGGGCTTTTTCGCTGCGGGGCTTGTCGCCGGCCATTTCGGCCGCGCGGTACACGCTTTGCAGGCCCAGGAGGTAGCCGCGCTGGTCGTCCTCAAACAGGCTGCCATCAGCTTTGGTGGCGTAGTAGGCCAGCATCTGCTCCGAGCGCTGGGTCATGGTGTCGAGAATCTGGTCGGCTTTGGCTTTCTCGCCGCCTGCCACCAGGGCGGGCACCAGCTGGGGCGAGTAGTAGTCGTAGGGAATGGCGGCGTCGGGCATCAGCTCCAAGGCTTTATCGGCCACTTCCTTGGCCTTGGCCACGTTGTTGGACGCCAGGTAGGCGTTGGCCAGGCGGGCGAACTTGTCGCGGTAGTTGGCCGGGAAGCGCAGGTTGTTCTCGTCGTAGAAAATCTTCGGGTTCTGTAGGCCGCGGTAGCTGAAATCCTTCAGCAGGCGCTGGTAGGTGAGGTCTTTCTCCACGTAGCCTTCGTCGCCGGAGCGGGGGTCGTAGTTCGGGTCCTTCAGGGGCAGCAGGCGGTAAGCCATGCCTTCGAGCTGGAAGTAGGGCTGCAGGTTCATGTAGTCGCTCGGGGCTACGGTGCTGCTGAAGTAGATGGGCCGCTTCCAGTTATTGGTGGCAATCATGTCCAGAATCACCAGGTTTTTCTTCTCGATGGCGCGCTTGCCCATGCTCCACTCCATCTTGCTCACGAGCTGGTTTTCGCGGCCTTTGGGGATGATGCCGAGCTTCTTCACGGCCACGGTATCAATGGGCAGGAAGAAATTAGGCGTCGGGAAGCTCATCATCATCGGGCCGTTTTCCTGGTACTGCACCTGCAGCAGCGGGTTGTTGCTCTTCACCAGCTCAATAAATTCCTTGAGGTTCACGCTGGGCACGGCCGGGTTGGCGGCGAAGGGCAGCATGTCGTTGGTGCCCTGGGCGTAGGCTGCCGCCGGCATCGAGATGGGGAAGGGCTGCGAGAGGTAGGAGCGGCGCTTCATCTGGGCAATGTACCAGTCGGTGTTCAGGTAGCTCAGCACGGCCACGCGCACGTCGGTCCGCACGCCTTCCACCTCCTGGGCGTACCAGAGCGGGAAGGTGTCGTTGTCGCCGTTGGTGAACAGGATGGCGTTCGGAGCGCAGCTATTCAGCAGGTTCTTGGCCGAGTCCACCGAGTTGTAGCGGTCGGAGCGGTCGTGGTCGTCCCAGCCCTGCGCGGCCATGATGCCCGGAATCAGCAGGCCCACGGCCAGGGCCAGGCCGGCCCGCAGGCCGTCGGCCTTCACCACTTTGCCGAATAATTCGGCCAGTCCCAGCACGCCCAGGCCTATCCAGATGGCGAAGGCGAAGGTGGCCCCGGTGAAGGTGTAGTCACGCTCACGCGGCTCGCGCGGCGGCTGGTTGAGGTAAATGACAATGGCCAGGCCGGTCATCAGAAACAGCAGGCCGGTCACCCAGGCGTCTTTGCTGTTGCGTCGGCTCTGGAACCACAGGCCGATGAGGCCCAGAATGAGCGGCAGGGCCAGAAAGTTGTTGTGCGCCGGGCTCTCGCCGATGCGGGGGGGCAGCGCCTTCGCGCTGGGGCTGAAGGGCGTAACCACGCCCGCCTGCTGCACGTCGGACTCGCGCCCCACGAAGTTCCACATGAAGTAGCGCCAGAACATGTGGCCCATCTGGTAGCGCAGCAGGAAGCCCAGGTTCTGGCCCATGGTGGGCTTCACGCCGTCCTGAATATCCACCCACTTCTTATAGTTGGCAATCTGGTCGGGCTCGTAGCTGTAGATGCGGGGCAGCAGCATCTTGTCCTCGTCGCGGTACACCGGCTCCTGCTGGCGCGGCATAATCTCCTTGTAGGTATTGGTCTTGGGGTCGCGGGCGTAGCGGGGGGCACCCTCGGCGTAGTCTACCGGCTGGGCGTTGAACTGCGGGCCGTAGAGCAGGGGCCGCGAGCCGTACTGCTCGCGCTTGAGGTAGCTCACGAAGGAGAGCACATCCTCGGGGTCGTTTTCGTTGATGGTGGGCTGAAAGGAGCTGCGAATCGGCACAATCAGGTAGCTCGAATAGCCAATCAGGATGAACGTGAAGCACAGCATGGCCGTGTTCAGCAACTGGCTGCGGCGCTGGAAAGAGAGGCGGAAGCCAAACCAAATCAGCCCGATAAACACAATCAGGAAGATGAACAGGCCCGAGTTGAAGGGCAAACCCACGGTGTTGATGAAGAACACCTCGAAGTTGCCGGCCAGCGTGGGCAGGCCCGGAATGATGCCCACCAGGATGGACCCCACGATAATCATGCTCACCACCATCACGATGATGCCGCCCTTCAGCGAAGGATTAGCAGTGCGGCGGTAGTAGTAAATGAAGCCCAGGGCGGGCAGCGTGAGTAGGTTCAGCAAGTGAACCCCGATGCTGAGGCCGATAACGTAGGCAATCAGAATGAGCCACTTATCCGAATCGGCTTCGTTGGAGTGCGCCTCCCACTTCAGCATAATCCAGACCACGGCTGCCGTGCACAGCGCCGACATGGCGTAAACTTCGCCCTCCACGGCATTGAACCAGAAGGAATCGGAGAAGGCAAAGGCCAGTGCGCCCACCACGCCCGCGCTCAGAATGAGCAGGCTTTGGTAGCCGCTGGGCTCAATGGCTTCGGCCGCCAGGCCGCTGTTGCCCGTGGCATCGCGCAGCACCATTTTGCGGGCCATGCGGGTGATAATCCAGAACAGAAACAGGACGGTAAAGGCGCTGCTCAGGCCCGATAGGGCGTTGATGAGCACGGCCACCTTGGTCACGTCGCCAAATGAAAACAGCGAGAACAGGCGGCCCAGCAGCAGGAACGTGGGGGCCCCCGGAGGGTGCGGCACCAGCAGCTTGTAGGAACAGGCAATGAACTCGCCGCAGTCCCAGAACGAAGCGGTAGGCTCCAGGGTGAGCAGGTAGGTAGCGAAGGCAATGGCAAACACGAGCCAGCCGACGAGGTTGTTCAGGCTTTTAAAGGAGCGCATAGAAACGAATGGGACACAAGACACCGGCAAATGTGCAAGCCGCACACTACCGGAAGAAGCAACGAGCAAATCGGTGAAAAGGCAAAAGTAGGCAATGCACCGT
This region includes:
- a CDS encoding KpsF/GutQ family sugar-phosphate isomerase, producing the protein MPATIHSDNATTGAAPVAVDVLAIARQVLYEEADAVRAVADALAATPDFVACVQAILQLEGRVVVTGIGKSAHIAGKIVATLNSTGTPALFMHAADAIHGDLGMIQPQDFVIAISKSGDTPEIKVLVPLLRRKGVPLAALVSNADSYLAQQATYVLHAPVTKEACPNNLAPTTSTTAALALGDALAVCLLESRQFTAADFARLHPGGTLGKRLYLKVGDLSRQNQRPQVPADAPLREVLLEISGKRLGATAVLDAAGQLAGIITDGDLRRMLGSFSDLEKLNARDILTPQPATIDVEDFAAEALARMQQRNITQLVVTEDGQFAGFIHLHDLLREGLV
- a CDS encoding GWxTD domain-containing protein; the protein is MPVRLLLLVVLLLTAFAPLAPRPDYAGLYRDAPHLAVDTRREGDSLRLYLRLPAPARLGPGHPLRLAAWPSYEAKLPLWQDSIPRRQQHSHPEADGSRRLSFCIAAARVPAGAMLQLSTAPADTKDDYQEPATTAWLRLTESVLARPFVLTDSVGQPLARRYVRAGETFGVDSYGLMQPVRWKRYAVTPAPALPPMTSPAAMPAGPRLLPVLDSAEARPGEPLRFQEAGLYALKVGGAGGMPIRTLAVLVGANNYPALTTASELIEPLRYLTTSQERQRLTDAPDPKRAVDKFWLDIAQGNQRQGKELIRQFYGRVTAANRLFAAHKAGWLTDRGLLYVVLGPPPGVRRLFNGEERWFYSDGGLGGGPITYTFRPRPSTFAPDYYELVRRPEYELLWYAAVEKWRTPLTALTGPNAPTALPAR
- the rlmB gene encoding 23S rRNA (guanosine(2251)-2'-O)-methyltransferase RlmB encodes the protein MENPTDRPDRPERPNRPARPVAGRRFYDGANRPVTPKQFRPDRGGAEFDDLPARPKGRGGSDNRDEAAGDRTGRSDRGESRPPYRERSESSERGSNAGGERPRYENRPAQAASIDMLFGLRPIQEALNAGRTLEKIFLLRGTKNSLVTDISAAARAAGIQVQLVPVEKLDNLTRKNHQGAVAFVSPIDYAPLDTIVTGLFEEGKVPFLLLLDRITDVRNFGAIARTAECLGVQAIVVPSRGAAQINGDALKTSAGALNILPVCRENNLHETIRFLQQSGITVVACTEKAEEAVGAAEIDFTGPVAILMGSEEDGISPDLLNLADVKLKVPMSGQIQSLNVGVAAGIMMFEVARQRVNQAE
- the recQ gene encoding DNA helicase RecQ: MSSVALQEAPVLTADLKYTLKEVFGYGQFRGTQEAVIQNVLAGHNTFVIMPTGAGKSLCYQLPALVVPGTAIVISPLIALMKNQVDQLGAFGVNAQVYNSTLTKTEMKRVQRDVISGEVRLLYVAPESLTKDDTIEFLLKSTISFVAIDEAHCISEWGHDFRPEYRKIRGIIDNLGGNVPIIALTATATPKVQLDIQKNLQMDDASVFKTSFNRTNLYYEVRAKHNTKKQLIQYVKLHKGKAGIIYCLSRKKVEEIAELLRVNDVRARPYHAGLDQQVRIDNQDAFLNEECDVIVATIAFGMGIDKPDVRFVIHYDAPKSIEGYYQETGRGGRDGLEGNCLMFYSYDDILKLEKFSKDKPVTERDNAHQLLAEMTNYAESAVCRRRQLLHYFGEQLDTDCGFCDNCRHPKERFEGEAAVGLALRATVQTEARFNLKHIGQVLLGLNNPHIESYAHNALPIYGQGKALGDAQFWHSVLRQCLLNDFLEKDIDSLGLVRITEKGIDFIENPRSITLTKDHNFDEEQKADEEKVEEQQAAGHDEALFAQLKELRKQVAKQKNLPPYVLFQDPSLKEMATTYPQSLHDLTHVSGVGQGKAQKFGAPFVAAIKKYVEDNDIETAEDVVVKSAVNRSKIKIYVIQQIDKKMMLEDIASSKGISMGELMEEIEHICYSGTRLNIDYYLEEMVEEEVRDEIYGYFMSANTDNIAVAMKELGNDFTEEELRLVRVKFLSEVAN
- a CDS encoding mannose-1-phosphate guanylyltransferase; protein product: MNSNYIVVMAGGIGSRFWPFSRTNHPKQFHDVLGTGRSMLQLTVDRFQGICPPENVFVVTNRDYVDLVQEHLPHLPADQILGEPIGRNTAPCIAYACYRIAQRDPQAIIIVTPADHAVQREDEFRRLIDIAVAAARASDVLITLGIQPSRPDTGYGYIQYMDDQSLPGGQLHKVKTFTEKPNLELARMFVDSGDFLWNSGLFVWRAEVIIDAFHHYLGDIAEVFDEGAEQLGTTEEEEFISRAYSRCRNISIDYGVMEKADNVYVLPADFGWSDVGTWDSLHRIGNHDENNNMVSGDVLLYDTTGCVIKTPADRLVVVQGLEDYIVAEYDNVLLICKRSEEQRVKDFVADVKAKKGGGYN
- a CDS encoding protein O-mannosyl-transferase family, with the translated sequence MRSFKSLNNLVGWLVFAIAFATYLLTLEPTASFWDCGEFIACSYKLLVPHPPGAPTFLLLGRLFSLFSFGDVTKVAVLINALSGLSSAFTVLFLFWIITRMARKMVLRDATGNSGLAAEAIEPSGYQSLLILSAGVVGALAFAFSDSFWFNAVEGEVYAMSALCTAAVVWIMLKWEAHSNEADSDKWLILIAYVIGLSIGVHLLNLLTLPALGFIYYYRRTANPSLKGGIIVMVVSMIIVGSILVGIIPGLPTLAGNFEVFFINTVGLPFNSGLFIFLIVFIGLIWFGFRLSFQRRSQLLNTAMLCFTFILIGYSSYLIVPIRSSFQPTINENDPEDVLSFVSYLKREQYGSRPLLYGPQFNAQPVDYAEGAPRYARDPKTNTYKEIMPRQQEPVYRDEDKMLLPRIYSYEPDQIANYKKWVDIQDGVKPTMGQNLGFLLRYQMGHMFWRYFMWNFVGRESDVQQAGVVTPFSPSAKALPPRIGESPAHNNFLALPLILGLIGLWFQSRRNSKDAWVTGLLFLMTGLAIVIYLNQPPREPRERDYTFTGATFAFAIWIGLGVLGLAELFGKVVKADGLRAGLALAVGLLIPGIMAAQGWDDHDRSDRYNSVDSAKNLLNSCAPNAILFTNGDNDTFPLWYAQEVEGVRTDVRVAVLSYLNTDWYIAQMKRRSYLSQPFPISMPAAAYAQGTNDMLPFAANPAVPSVNLKEFIELVKSNNPLLQVQYQENGPMMMSFPTPNFFLPIDTVAVKKLGIIPKGRENQLVSKMEWSMGKRAIEKKNLVILDMIATNNWKRPIYFSSTVAPSDYMNLQPYFQLEGMAYRLLPLKDPNYDPRSGDEGYVEKDLTYQRLLKDFSYRGLQNPKIFYDENNLRFPANYRDKFARLANAYLASNNVAKAKEVADKALELMPDAAIPYDYYSPQLVPALVAGGEKAKADQILDTMTQRSEQMLAYYATKADGSLFEDDQRGYLLGLQSVYRAAEMAGDKPRSEKALGLMNQYYPR